A genomic window from Leishmania braziliensis MHOM/BR/75/M2904 complete genome, chromosome 19 includes:
- a CDS encoding putative DNA-directed RNA polymerase, alpha subunit, protein MSKSRRDVDKVQLGYHRAENTETVSSPHTYAYNSSKSVPSTAKPDKPTVSNIRIVSAVAGLPPSAFAAKASGKREKKKEEEPESVTAAEGSPSSSSTLLYDAASGARTTVDGFPWSTRRVERMSFELQHVSPPISNLFRRVLMTEVPTLAFDRVLIEENDSPVLDELLSHRLGLIPVAGPVMKMQYITESNQASFTNLDPSRILLFELDAMGAKDAAVTPVYSHQLQWVPLPGQEKKGGAKVGAGADAREAERGGDAGAAEFNTDDDDDAVFLVHPDILLTKLGPGQRIKLKAIAVKGFGAVHAKWCPVSACYYEMKTSVELRERLTGSAAEALVKSCPAGVFGYEDGQKGAAATVLAPEKCTLCRECLRSDDNAGAAAASEGDRVRVQKDKTHVIFHIESVGQLHPAQILRFGLRLFAERCRALAEIVQSTEVHVVDASAKLLEP, encoded by the coding sequence ATGTCCAAGTCACGCCGAGATGTGGACAAGGTGCAGCTCGGCTACCACCGTGCCGAGAACACCGAGACGGTGAGTTCGCCGCACACGTATGCCTACAACAGCAGTAAGAGCGTCCCGTCTACAGCCAAGCCGGATAAGCCGACAGTGTCAAACATACGCATCGTGTCTGCAGTCGCGgggctgccgccgtcggccTTTGCCGCGAAGGCGTCTGGGAagcgggagaagaagaaggaggaggagccggagagcgtcaccgccgccgaagGCAGcccgtcatcgtcgtcgacgCTGTTGTATGACGCGGCGAGTGGGGCGCGGACCACTGTGGACGGGTTCCCCTGGTCAACACGGCGGGTGGAGCGGATGTCGTTTGAGTTGCAGCACGTGAGTCCTCCCATTTCGAACCTGTTCCGTCGTGTGCTGATGACGGAGGTGCCAACGCTGGCATTCGACCGCGTTTTGATCGAAGAAAACGACAGCCCGGTGCTGGATGAACTATTGTCACACCGCCTCGGCCTCATCCCGGTGGCGGGTCCGGTGATGAAGATGCAGTACATCACAGAGAGCAATCAGGCAAGCTTTACCAACCTTGACCCGAGCCGCATACTGCTGTTTGAGCTGGACGCCATGGGCGCTAAGGATGCGGCGGTGACACCGGTGTATAGCCACCAGCTACAGTGGGTTCCGCTGCCGGggcaagagaaaaagggcgGTGCCAAGgtcggcgctggtgcagaTGCCCGCgaagcggagagagggggtgatgCCGGTGCAGCAGAGTTCAACACggatgacgatgacgacgcgGTGTTCCTCGTACACCCTGATATTCTGCTGACGAAGCTGGGCCCTGGTCAGCGTATCAAGCTCAAGGCGATCGCTGTGAAAGGCTTCGGCGCAGTGCATGCCAAGTGGTGCCCAGTGTCGGCATGCTATTACGAGATGAAGACCTCCGTCGAGCTGCGTGAGCGGCTGACTGGTTCAGCGGCCGAGGCGCTCGTGAAGTCATGCCCCGCTGGTGTTTTCGGCTACGAGGACGGCCAGAAGGGGGCGGCAGCTACCGTCTTGGCGCCAGAGAAGTGCACGCTGTGCCGCGAGTGTCTCCGCAGCGACGACAATGCgggagctgccgccgccagcgaaGGCGACCGAGTACGGGTGCAGAAGGACAAGACACACGTCATCTTTCACATTGAAAGCGTGGGCCAGCTTCACCCGGCCCAGATTCTGCGCTTcggcctccgcctcttcgCTGAGCGCTGCCGAGCGCTCGCGGAGATCGTGCAATCGACCGAGGTGCACGTGGTGGATGCTAGCGCCAAGTTACTGGAACCCTGA
- a CDS encoding putative U3 snoRNA-associated protein UTP11, with translation MTKGKGRNPGASGLGKHLKRKTHQERSQPKSRQHLGQLEKHKDHVLRTKKRKVKVRRLQDVKRAAAQRNPDEFNIGMTKAVMDVASGRMKKRRVRLVESDRKKDMQKTIEHNRLNVRYLEFKAQADQQRATELLNEEAAAALTSSAPQNKHIIFVDSEDEFRSFNPLKHFDATPEMMRQHPAVRGRISVLEKMVLPEEILMSGGHHIKSAAQKRKERREVQEKMHRSGADATAETRAVFVERLQAKKELKQYRFTDLLDNVKCEGEVIGSSSKKASGDDGEHEEAAQDEVTRLLDWRREQERQAAIVTARHVREVGQRMQRSKSLSALAKSIRKQSQGIKRQMEQRRESRFKPGATRRSR, from the coding sequence ATGACGAAGGGTAAAGGCCGAAACCCAGGGGCCAGCGGGCTCGGCAAGCACCTCAAGCGCAAGACCCACCAAGAACGGTCGCAGCCCAAGTCGCGTCAACACCTcggccagctggagaagCACAAGGATCATGTGCTCCGCACAAAAAAGCGTAAGGTTAaggtgcgccgcctgcaggaCGTCaagcgcgccgccgcgcagcgcAACCCGGATGAGTTCAACATTGGCATGACTAAGGCGGTGATGGATGTGGCGAGTGGCCGCATGAAGAAGCGCCGGGTTCGACTAGTGGAATCGGACAGGAAGAAGGATATGCAAAAAACGATCGAGCACAATCGGCTCAATGTGCGGTACCTCGAGTTCAAAGCCCAGGCCGACCAGCAGCGGGCGACCGAGCTGCTcaacgaggaggcggcggcagcgctgacaTCAAGTGCCCCGCAGAACAAGCACATCATCTTTGTCGACTCCGAGGACGAGTTCCGCAGCTTCAACCCACTCAAGCACTTCGATGCGACCCCGGAGATGATGCGGCAGCACCCGGCGGTGCGCGGACGCATCAGTGTTCTGGAGAAAATGGTCCTGCCAGAAGAGATTCTTATGAGTGGTGGGCACCACATCAAGTCAGCCGCgcagaaacgaaaagagcgGCGCGAGGTACAGGAGAAGATGCACCGCAGTGGTGCTGATGCTACAGCCGAGACACGGGCCGTCTTCGTGGAGCGCCTACAGGCCAAGAAAGAGCTGAAGCAGTACCGATTCACCGATCTGCTGGACAACGTGAAGTGCGAGGGCGAGGTGATTGGCTCCTCATCCAAGAAGGCCTcaggcgacgacggcgagcatgaggaggcggcgcaggacGAGGTCACACGGCTGCTTGATTGGCGCCGCGAGCAAGAGCGCCAGGCGGCGATAGTGACGGCGCGGCACGTGCGCGAGGTCGGGCAGCGCATGCAGCGTAGTAAAAGCCTCTCTGCGTTGGCGAAGAGCATCCGCAAGCAGTCGCAAGGCATCAAGCGGCAGATGGAGCAGAGGCGCGAGAGCCGCTTCAAGCCCGGTGCGACGCGGCGCTCACGCTAA